The Laspinema palackyanum D2c sequence AGTGGGTGTTGTTGTTAGCCTGTGATTTACCGTTATTAGATCCGGCGATCGTCCAACAGTGGGCCTCCCAACTGCCCAATTTACCCCCGGAGAGTCTGGCTTTGGTTCCGCAACAGGGAACACTTTGGCATCCGATGTGTGGATTTTACCGGCGATGCGCCGTCGAACCGTTGCAGCAGTTTCTGGAGGAAGGGGGGCGATCGTTTCAACGGTGGTTACCCCAGATTGGGGCTACTCCCCTGGAGGTAGGGACTCCAGAATTCCGAATGTTAAGAAATTTTAATACGCCTGGAGATTTACACGCCCCTAATTCAGAGCATCCTGGGGACTGTAGTCCTTGAGGGAGCAGCAGGAAGTTCTGGGGGAGAAGCGCCGGGACTCTTGCTGCAGAAGGCCGGAGAAGGGGTTTATTCCGGTAAAGATTCTCAATGCCATGACCAATGATCCGCCGAATCGGAAGGCGGATCCCCCCTCGGATATAGCCCGTTAAAATCCA is a genomic window containing:
- a CDS encoding molybdenum cofactor guanylyltransferase, producing the protein MSESIPTPPQLAALVLAGGQSSRMGEDKAQILWEGKSLLQRVCEVASHCTDQVYLITPWPERYESMLSPEPLSGRTVQALRETEHKRGPLGAVWEGLSQIEAEWVLLLACDLPLLDPAIVQQWASQLPNLPPESLALVPQQGTLWHPMCGFYRRCAVEPLQQFLEEGGRSFQRWLPQIGATPLEVGTPEFRMLRNFNTPGDLHAPNSEHPGDCSP